The Plectropomus leopardus isolate mb chromosome 15, YSFRI_Pleo_2.0, whole genome shotgun sequence genome has a segment encoding these proteins:
- the bora gene encoding protein aurora borealis, producing the protein MGDHIELQITPETPGRPSIRNPFESPNDYHHLHEPLVPSPSVFKSKPCKATPPKFNWSIDEMASLLPVHIDPEEIQRQSFYLSQTRMDSDIEEKRQNAIEQFFTKGAIVPSPWAAPDTRKGPQVYTKSFKSSVIAEEPEKVSVACQTTLSLPLAFDLEKILGDYYRYDEPCDAVQESLSSSSLRRKLFLDGRGSYSGSDSSSPPSPERSHTRQERLSLDRGEGAVGGAAGSEGDALSSIFSSPLSCGVSAPTPSTGQFSSSPIQHGCFRDCSLGSITSPLFPDRSSPAGLISPTISPILAHAARTPICSAERRQQSNLTPHGAPLDIDGTTCNESPFVEGCSPIRSCSPHQHHCYNEPQHNARPKPRPRVRCWASPPLISPILNPKLQDNPEAEDQISFSSPSSSSSSLPAMELDPSSPLVRDAHPADTKRVSLEPMEPVKMEEGKETEIEGQLEDEEEESGGLSGQLTSSRMGNVSVTESSQMFVSLLAEGSSIRYDSSMQVDSGYNTTSAGTASLIDGLGSDCHSKESFSSNLAEEPLQLSRHTKVKVFYPHH; encoded by the exons ATGGGGGACCACATTGAGCTACAGATCACTCCAGAGACTCCAGGCAGGCCATCCATCAGAAACCCCTTTGAAAGTCCCAATGACTACCACCACCTCCATGAACCTCTGGTGCCAAGCCCATCTGTCTTCAAGTCCAAGCCTTGTAAAGCT ACTCCACCCAAGTTCAACTGGTCTATTGATGAAATGGCCAGTCTTCTCCCAGTGCACATAGACCCAGAGGAAATCCAGCGACAGTCCTTCTACCTCAGTCAGACAAG GATGGACTCTGACATTGAGGAAAAGCGTCAGAATGCAATTGAGCAG TTTTTCACCAAAGGAGCCATCGTGCCCTCGCCCTGGGCAGCACCAGACACCCGTAAAGGCCCTCAGGTTTATACAAAAA GTTTTAAGTCTTCAGTGATTGCAGAGGAGCCAGAAAAAGTCTCAG TTGCTTGTCAGACAACTCTTTCGTTACCTTTGGCTTTTGATTTGGAGAAAATACTAG GGGATTATTACCGCTATGACGAACCATGTGATGCTGTGCAGGAGAGTCTCAGTTCCTCCTCCTTAAGACGAAAACTCTTCCTCGATGGCAGGGGCTCTTACAGCGGCTCTGACAGCTCCAGTCCGCCAAGTCCAGAGAGAAGCCACACCAGGCAGGAGAGGCTTTCTCTAGACCGAGGAGAGGGAGCTGTGGGAGGGGCAGCAGGTTCAGAGGGAGACGCTTTATCATCGATCTTTTCCTCACCTTTGTCCTGTGGTGTGTCGGCTCCGACTCCCTCTACG GGTCAGTTCTCATCCAGTCCCATCCAGCACGGCTGCTTCCGGGACTGCAGCCTGGGCAGCATCACCAGTCCTCTTTTCCCTGACAGGTCGTCTCCCGCTGGCCTCATCTCCCCCACAATTTCTCCTATTCTTGCACATGCAGCACGCACACCCATATGTTCAG CTGAGAGGAGACAGCAGAGCAATTTGACTCCACACGGCGCTCCCCTGGACATAGATGGCACTACCTGCAACGAGAGCCCATTTGTGGAGGGTTGCTCGCCTATACGTAGCTGCTCCCCACACCAGCACCACTGCTACAACGAGCCGCAGCACAACGCCAGACCCAAGCCCCGACCTAGAGTCCGCTGCTGGGCCTCCCCTCCCCTCATCTCCCCAATCCTCAACCCTAAGCTGCAAGACAATCCGGAGGCTGAGGACCAAatctccttctcctccccctcctcctcctcctcttctctccctgCTATGGAGCTAGATCCATCGTCGCCCCTGGTCCGTGACGCCCACCCCGCTGACACAAAGAGAGTTAGCCTGGAACCTATGGAACCTGTGAAAATGGAGGAAGGCAAGGAGACGGAGATAGAAGGGCAGctggaggatgaagaggaagaaagcGGAGGGCTTTCTGGACAGCTGACCAGCTCTCGTATGGGCAATGTGTCGGTTACAGAAAGCTCTCAgatgtttgtgtctcttctgGCAGAAGGAAGCAGCATACGTTACGATTCCAGCATGCAG GTGGACAGCGGGTACAACACTACCTCGGCAGGCACTGCCAGTCTTATAGATGGCCTCGGCTCAGACTGTCACAGTAAAGAGTCCTTCAGTTCAAACCTGGCAGAAGAACCTCTTCAACTTAGTCGACACACTAAAGTAAAG gtgtTTTATCCTCACCACTGA